In one window of Thermodesulfobacteriota bacterium DNA:
- a CDS encoding cytochrome b/b6 domain-containing protein, with the protein MSGTAPRERATVPRHDGWTLLEHWAVALSGLLLLFSGFGQMPMYSRYLVDRLPGLGWSSDYDATFQLHLWAAAVFTAAVVFHAVRNLAVGGRAVLPRRGDLGESARILWAMLTRRPEPPSHKFLAEQRLAYAFLGSVSLVLAATGLVKVFKNFGAVDLPHGFVFWTTLFHNVATVFFLLGFFAHLGAFVVKANRPLLPSIFTGRVDREYARHRHPLWTAELEGGARPAPARRLSARDAALVLYGAVAATGVVLGLAVSPSWYALTAAVALAQAVAGLSGRCPLERALGALGYETGNVVPASLP; encoded by the coding sequence ATGAGCGGCACCGCACCGAGGGAGAGAGCCACTGTCCCGCGCCACGACGGATGGACCCTCCTGGAGCACTGGGCCGTAGCCCTCTCGGGCCTCCTGCTCCTCTTCTCGGGCTTCGGCCAGATGCCCATGTACAGCCGCTACCTGGTGGACCGGCTTCCGGGGCTCGGCTGGTCCTCGGACTACGACGCGACCTTCCAACTGCACCTGTGGGCGGCCGCCGTGTTCACCGCCGCCGTGGTCTTCCACGCCGTCCGCAACCTCGCCGTGGGGGGCCGGGCCGTCCTCCCGCGGCGGGGCGACCTGGGGGAGTCGGCCCGCATCCTGTGGGCCATGCTCACCCGCAGGCCCGAGCCCCCCTCCCACAAGTTCCTGGCCGAGCAGCGCCTTGCCTACGCCTTCCTGGGGAGCGTGAGCCTCGTGCTCGCAGCCACCGGGCTCGTGAAGGTGTTCAAGAACTTCGGCGCCGTGGATCTGCCCCACGGCTTCGTCTTCTGGACCACCCTCTTCCACAACGTGGCGACGGTGTTCTTCCTCCTGGGCTTCTTCGCGCACCTGGGAGCCTTCGTGGTCAAGGCCAACCGCCCGCTCCTGCCCTCGATCTTTACCGGCCGGGTGGACCGGGAGTATGCCCGGCACCGCCACCCCCTCTGGACGGCCGAGCTCGAAGGGGGGGCACGCCCTGCCCCCGCCCGCCGCCTCTCCGCCCGGGACGCCGCGCTGGTGCTCTACGGCGCCGTGGCCGCCACCGGCGTCGTGCTGGGCCTCGCGGTCTCCCCCTCCTGGTACGCCCTGACAGCAGCCGTCGCCCTGGCCCAGGCCGTGGCGGGCCTCAGCGGACGCTGCCCCCTGGAGAGGGCCCTGGGCGCCCTGGGGTACGAAACGGGGAACGTCGTTCCGGCCTCACTGCCGTAA
- a CDS encoding 4Fe-4S dicluster domain-containing protein gives MDPRQPHITRRTALKTLGAAAGLAGAAPALAAPRRRDDIGVLVDLTRCDGCPDAGTPRCVAACRAKNQARYPEPDPDRPIPDYWPQKRHEDWRPRREDTGTLTPYNWTFVQRVTVEHGGRTHELHLQRRCMHCDNPTCAATCPFSVIETKPGGAVHILPHLCVGGAKCRAVCPWDIPQRQAGVGIYTKAAPKLGGGGVMYKCDLCFDRLAEGKSPECVAACRQRLGEEAPLLSGPRAEVVALARHRARQIGGFTYGDVDNGGTGTVYVSPVPFEAIDQALRAREKERFFFPANPNPLAEAHAAMKAVLWAPLAGAAGALLAGARALAASKRNQEEREGGK, from the coding sequence ATGGATCCACGGCAACCGCACATCACGCGAAGAACGGCCCTCAAGACCCTGGGGGCCGCTGCGGGCCTGGCGGGCGCCGCGCCAGCCCTGGCGGCCCCGCGCCGCCGGGACGACATCGGGGTCCTGGTGGACCTCACGCGCTGCGACGGGTGCCCCGACGCGGGGACGCCCCGTTGCGTGGCCGCCTGCCGGGCCAAGAACCAGGCCCGCTACCCCGAGCCGGACCCGGACCGGCCCATCCCGGACTACTGGCCCCAGAAGCGGCACGAAGACTGGCGACCCCGCCGGGAGGACACCGGTACCCTCACGCCCTACAACTGGACCTTCGTCCAACGCGTGACGGTGGAGCACGGCGGGCGCACCCACGAGCTGCACCTCCAGCGCCGGTGCATGCACTGCGACAATCCCACCTGCGCCGCCACCTGCCCCTTCAGCGTCATCGAGACCAAGCCGGGGGGTGCGGTGCACATCCTCCCCCACCTGTGCGTGGGCGGGGCCAAGTGCCGCGCCGTGTGCCCCTGGGACATCCCCCAGCGGCAGGCGGGGGTGGGCATCTACACGAAGGCGGCGCCCAAGCTCGGGGGCGGCGGGGTCATGTACAAGTGCGACCTGTGCTTCGACCGGCTGGCGGAAGGCAAGTCCCCCGAGTGCGTGGCTGCATGCCGACAGCGCCTGGGGGAAGAGGCGCCGCTCCTCTCCGGCCCCCGCGCCGAGGTGGTGGCCCTGGCCCGGCACCGGGCCCGGCAGATCGGGGGCTTCACCTACGGTGACGTGGACAATGGAGGTACCGGCACGGTGTACGTCTCCCCGGTGCCCTTCGAGGCCATCGATCAGGCGCTTCGGGCGCGGGAGAAGGAGCGATTCTTCTTTCCGGCCAACCCAAACCCCCTGGCCGAAGCCCACGCCGCCATGAAGGCGGTGCTGTGGGCCCCCCTGGCGGGCGCAGCGGGGGCGCTGCTGGCCGGGGCCCGGGCGCTGGCAGCTTCCAAGCGCAACCAAGAAGAGAGGGAGGGCGGGAAATGA
- a CDS encoding tetrathionate reductase family octaheme c-type cytochrome: MERLRQILPVVWALGALVAFGVRPSTAADHRGYFLQPLNSGPEVTRACLECHEDAAVALMKTTHWTWSLPQAIEGRGVVDRGKVNAINNFCVSVSGNWPRCTSCHAGYGWEDASFDFTDKTRVDCLVCHDTTGTYKKVPTGAGAPEPLVDLLHVARHVGKPGRENCGACHFYGGGGDAVKHGDLDSSIAKPTRTLDVHMGTDGADFACQECHGAEEHRIRGNSMAVSPGGQAHIGCANCHEERPHGEPLLDGHLAAVACQTCHIPTFARQVPTKTSWDWSAAGQDVQGSPKQEGQPTYTKAKGRVTWGKNVQPVYAWYNGSGGAYLAGERVEGEGPVRLSYPLGSRGEAAARIAPFKVHTGRQPFDPEHRVLITPKVFGEGGYWKTFDWNEASRLGMEASGLPFSGQVAFIDTVMYWPLNHMVAPASQALGCLDCHGSRGRLDWQALGYSADPLRARPRAAAQP; encoded by the coding sequence ATGGAGAGACTGCGGCAGATCCTTCCCGTCGTCTGGGCGCTGGGGGCCTTGGTCGCCTTCGGCGTGCGGCCGTCGACTGCGGCCGACCACCGCGGGTACTTTTTGCAACCCCTCAACTCCGGGCCCGAGGTCACCCGCGCCTGCCTGGAGTGTCACGAAGACGCCGCCGTGGCCTTGATGAAGACCACCCACTGGACCTGGTCGTTGCCTCAAGCGATCGAGGGGCGTGGGGTGGTGGACCGGGGCAAGGTCAATGCTATCAACAACTTCTGCGTATCGGTCAGCGGCAACTGGCCCCGGTGTACGAGCTGCCACGCGGGCTACGGCTGGGAGGATGCGAGCTTCGACTTCACCGACAAGACCCGAGTGGACTGCCTCGTGTGCCACGATACCACCGGCACCTACAAGAAGGTGCCCACGGGAGCGGGAGCCCCGGAACCGCTCGTTGACCTGCTCCACGTGGCGCGCCACGTAGGCAAGCCTGGACGGGAGAACTGCGGCGCCTGCCACTTCTACGGGGGAGGGGGCGACGCGGTGAAGCACGGCGACCTCGACTCGTCCATCGCCAAGCCCACCCGGACGCTGGATGTGCACATGGGCACCGACGGGGCCGACTTTGCCTGCCAGGAATGCCACGGGGCCGAAGAACACCGGATCCGGGGCAACTCCATGGCCGTTTCTCCCGGCGGCCAGGCACACATCGGTTGCGCGAACTGCCACGAGGAGCGACCCCACGGCGAGCCGCTCCTGGACGGGCACCTGGCGGCCGTGGCGTGCCAGACCTGCCACATCCCCACCTTTGCGCGGCAGGTGCCCACCAAGACCTCCTGGGACTGGTCCGCAGCGGGGCAAGATGTCCAGGGGAGCCCGAAGCAGGAGGGGCAACCCACCTACACGAAAGCCAAAGGGCGGGTCACGTGGGGCAAGAACGTCCAGCCCGTTTATGCCTGGTACAACGGCTCAGGTGGCGCCTACCTGGCTGGCGAAAGGGTCGAAGGAGAGGGACCGGTGCGCTTGAGCTATCCCCTGGGCTCCCGGGGCGAGGCGGCCGCGCGGATCGCGCCCTTCAAGGTCCATACGGGACGCCAGCCCTTCGACCCCGAGCACCGCGTCCTGATTACTCCCAAGGTCTTTGGCGAGGGCGGGTACTGGAAGACCTTCGACTGGAACGAGGCGTCCCGGCTGGGCATGGAAGCCTCGGGCCTGCCCTTTAGCGGCCAGGTCGCCTTCATCGACACGGTGATGTACTGGCCCCTGAACCACATGGTGGCCCCGGCCAGCCAGGCCCTGGGGTGTCTCGACTGTCATGGCAGCAGGGGCCGGCTCGACTGGCAGGCCCTGGGGTACAGCGCAGACCCACTCCGGGCCCGGCCCCGGGCGGCGGCCCAGCCCTGA